The stretch of DNA CTGCCCGGTGATCGGGATTGCATCCTTTATCCCGTCGATGTCGTTGCCGCCTGCCTGCGGTGGGGCCGACACCGCTCGGCGAGCTATCAGATTCATCAGCCGCCTGGGAGCGTCGATCGCTAAGCAGCGGATGGTTTCGGGGTGTGCAGCGTCAGATCGCCCTTTTATCGTCGAACTTGTCGCGGGCTCGAGGGTGACAAGCCTGTTCAAATCGAATGGGTCGACAGATCATTACTCAATGTCGTACGAAGCGGAAGAAGTCGCTTTGGATAACTTTGTCGAGAACCTACGACGTTCAATTGGCGACTTAGAATCGAGTGTTTCGGGTGTCGCGTGGGCCGTGGAGCTTGAGCCAGGACCGCTCTTCACCGTGAACGGCATTGAAGCGCTGGAGGCGTTCTGTGCCCGTCTGGACATCGACCCCGTTCTGAACGAAAGAGTGGGAGTCAATCTAGACGTGTCGCACTTACGGATGACATGCGTGCAAGGTTCAGGGGGGGCTGACGAACGAGTGTCCGCCGCGCGGGTGCGGGACAGCCCGATCTTCAGACGAATCGTACACGCCCACATCTCGGGGCACAGTCAGAAGGCACACTTTGGCGATCGGGCATTGTCGTTAAAGGGCTCGCGCGCGACATACGGCCCGTGGATAGCTCTGCTGGCCCAGCGCGCCGGTATGCGGGATGGGCCGATCCCGTTCAGTGGTTATGTCTCCCTAGAGCTCGAGGCAACTAGGGACGCGGTTTACGCGACGGTCGCAACCCGAGACGCAGCTGTCATCCTGTCTCAGCTCCAGCGTGGTGCGGGCTGCGAACGCTAGAGCCTTGGGTGCGCACCCGCTCCAACGGGCCGTAGTGCTGAACCAAGAGCGCCCCGCCGGTGGCAGCCGACGGGGCGCTAAGCGGGCCTGCCGGCCCGACTTCCCGTTCGCAATGTTCCGTTGCCCGCTAGTGTGGGAAATGCTTAGCCACCAAGGGCCGTGGCTTGGGGCCGCGAGACGTTGTTGCGGTGGTTCGAGCGGACTGCGCCTCGCGGCTGCGTCCTTCCCACTCGAGTCGATCGGCGTCGGCGACCCGGATGCCGCGCCGCTTGCCGCCGAAGCGATGTTCCGTCAGGTCGCCTCGCTCGATCGCGGCGTACACGGTTCTTTCCGATAGCCCGTAGTGCTTGGCCAGCTCGGCCACCGTCCACCAGGCGCGCCCTTCCGCGGACGCGTTCGTCGACCTGGTGGTTGTCAGCCCGTGCGGCGCCATCGCTCCCCTCCTCGGTTATTCGCCGCTCTTTGCGTAAACACCCGGCTCCGCTTCGCGGATGCCCGGCTCTTTCAAAAGCCGTTGCACGACTTGCTTCACGCCGTTGGCCGGCCGCTCCCCGTCGAGCCGGTCTTTCACAAACTCATACAAAGCGTCGAACTCCATCGATCCGTTGTCACGCAAGAGCTCAGCGATGATCGGCCGGACCACGTCGCACAGGGGCGTGGGGTGGGTCTGCTGCAGAGACTTCAGCGCAAAGGACCGACTCCGGCGAAAAGCGAGTTCTTCCGCCAGTCGTTCCTTGAGTTGGGCGATGCGCTGGTCGCAAGTTTCTATCTCAGTGAGGATGAGGCTCTCGGCCGTGGTGGCGGGTGTAGGCATGCCGCACTCCTAATCAATTCAGGTGGGATGTGTGTAAGTAAAGTTCATCTTTCTATCTCGGGCGATTCGCGCCCGTGGGCCTTCTCAAAGGAGGGGCCGAGCACATCGAATTCCGAAGGGACCCGCCCGTCCGAATCGCGATGGGTAGGGTCGGACTCGCTCCACGGGTAGAGGCCATTGTCGGTGGGCGAGGATTGCTTCTCGGCAATCCCGTAGTCGTTGTCGGTCATCCGCCGGTTGGCGTTATTCACCTCGTTCGCGAAGGCTTCGGCGAGTTCGGCGCCGGTCATCGGCCGGCCCTCGCGAGCCTTCTTCGCCGCCTCGTCGAGCTTCTGCGCGGCGATGCGTTCGCGCACCTGATGGTCTTTGCTCCGAATCGCCTCGGCGCGGCGTTCGTCAGACTGCTCGGTGAACTCGTGGGCGACGTCGTCGTTGGCGGCGGCGCGTTCAAAGGCGTTGTCGAGCTGTCTCGCGTAGAGCTCGTCGTAGTCCCGCTCTTCCGGCGGACGGGTCGCCTCCCGATAAGCGCTTCGTCCCGCCTCCGAAAGACGCGTGTGGACCGACTGTTCAATTGTCCCGCCGGGGGTCAGGTCCCAAGAGGAAAGATCGTGATCGTCGAGCAACTCGACCGGGTCGGGCGTTCCATCCGGGCGTTGCTCCCTTTGCTGCTCGTCGTGAGCTTGCGAGAAGTCTCGCGCGGCGCTGGGCGCGTTTTGAAAACCTTCTTTAGCCATTGCTTTGCTCCATTTTGCTGGTCAGAACTCGCTATAGTGCCCCCGGACGCCCGGGAGCCCTTCGTAAACGGCCCCTTCGGGCGTGCGGATTGTCTTGAACGCCACCCGCCGGACGCATACCGGGCGGCTGCTGGATGGCAAGACATAAGCCAGGCTTGAGCCCATGTTGAGGTCGCGGTCGATGGCGTCCGAGGACGCTAATTCGACCTGCCGCCGCTCGCGTTGCCGGCCAAAACCGCCGATATGGATCGTCTTCTCGCCCAGGCGTTCTCGCAGGTACTCCCGCCCCTCGCGGCAGGCGCCCCCAAAGAACATCTGTGCGGAATTGGCGAGCGCCGTCTGGGCGCCTTCCCGGCCTAACGCGGAGTAGGTCTGGCTCAGGTCTTGCCAGTAATTGATGCACATCACGTTGCGGAAACGACCGTAGGTGTGCAGGTTGAGCACCTCGTGCCGGAGCCCGCGGCCCCACGACGAGCCGATTTCGTCGCCGACCACGACGATCGGGTGCTCCGGCTTAAAGTCGCGTTTCAGGAAGATCTGAGATCCGAGACGGTAGGCCATCCGCAAGAACGCCAGCGGCTCTTCCCCCTCCCCCGCTACCGGACTGAAGTAAGCGCTCACCGGCCATTCCGGGTCGGCGCCGATCTCTTCGAGCGAGAAGTCGCTCCGCCCCATCACCCGTTGGTAGCGTGGATCGACAAGGAAGTTCGCCTTCGCCTGAAGCTCGGCGTTCACCCCCCCAAACGTCTTCTCGCCCATTTGCAGCAGGGCGTTGCCCGCCATTGCGACTTGGCCATCAAGGAGTTCTGACGCCATCGCCATCTCACGGAAGTGCACCTGCTGCATCAGCGGTGAGCCCACCGCGACCTTGAGCCTGCCGTGCTCGTCATAGCCGAACCGTCCGGGGTTTTCGTCATAGCCGAGCACCCACCTAAGCGCGTACGCGAGGTTCCAGTGACCGGGGCGCGGATCGGTGCACAAGATAAACGCCGACGCGGCCGCCAACGCGGCCGTGGGCGATTGCCACCAGAACGAATCGCGGTTCGATCCCGGGTCCGCCGCGGGAAACGGCGAACCACAAACCGCGATGAGCCGGCTCCACGCTTCGGGGATGGCGGCGCCTTCCGGGGCGATCCCGCAGTCCATGAGGGGATTCCAGCAGCTCCCCTCAAACTGAGAGTCGTTCTCGGGCGCGACGATGAAACAGCGGCCGTTGGGGACGAACCACGACGCCGTCACCCGCGGTGGGTCTCGGGTCACAACCGGGTTCACGCCCAGAGAACGCCCCAGGCTTTGGCTACGCTCCCAGAGCCGCGGGTCCGCGCCGCGCTGGACGCCGAAGTTGGTCCATTCGTCGCTCTTGGGCGAGATAAAGAGACCGCCTCCGCGACGGTTGAAGGCGCTCACGAACGCCCCGTTCGAGACGAACTTCGCCGAGCCATTTCGTCCGAATATGTTCCAGTGATTCTCCCGGCAGACGAACGCGCGGGGACTGCCTGTGTCGCGACGTCGTGTGACGCCGCAAAACAGCCCTTCCTTGAAGTGACCGCCGGGCCTGGCGACGGGCTCCTTGGGGATGAGCATTATAGTTCCTCCGGCAGCGGCTCGGTGAAGGGATCGAGCGTGTGGGGCGCGGCCCAAGCCGCGTGGGCGCCCCGCCCGGAGTAAACAAGACTGACAAGCCAGTCCTGCGCCATGAGGCGACCAATGGCCTCCACGCATGCGACCGGTGTGACGGCCGCGAGCAACGCAGGAACCACGGCCCATGCCGCCGCCGCTAGGACCCTCCAGAGCATCTCAGGCGGCGACGCTGAGATTGCGCCGCACGCCTTGACCAGTGTCCAAAACCCTGACGCCGACAAGAGTGCGAACGCGGTTGGAAGCGACCTGCTCACGCGGCTCTGGATCGAGAGTGGCGCGAGCCACGTGCCCGCCCCCACTACCGCGGCGAGCCATGCCCCGTAGGCAATCGAGTAGGTTCCACTCACCAGGTGGGCGGCGGCCCTCTGGGACGCGTAGGGCCACTGCTCGAAGCCGGGCGGCGGCGACATCGTAAAGGCGGCCCGTACGATCCACGCGATTGGCAAGCCGATCACCACCGCCAGGAGCCACCGAAACTTATAGAGGTCAAACAAGCGCATCGGACCCTCCTCTATTGATTACTTCCACCAAGGCCCCGCCGCCCGTGATGGCGGGGCTTCTTCAGATGCGGGCGCCACGGGCGCCGCTGCGGCGTTTGGCGGCGGCGGCAAAGGGCGCAGCGTCACCGAGCGTTCTTCGCGCGACTGCACGAGCAGGTAGATCAGCCCACCACCAATCGCGATCAGCAGCGCCAAGCCAGCCGACGCTCGGAGGAGCCGCCCCCACATCGAAGCGATCAACCCCCCACCGAGAATGCCAACCAACATCGCGGCGGCGCCGATCTTCGCGACGACAGCAAGCTGCGGCCCGCTGAGCGTGGCGAACTCGTCGAGGAATTCGTTCATGGTGATTCTCCTCTTCACCAGCGGACCAGCACGCCGCCTGTCGAATCGGCGACGCGCTGCAAGAATTCAAGGCCCGGGAAGGCGAGCCGCTCACGCAGCTCACGGCTCTTCTCAAGGTTGCCAACCGCGATCACATTTACGCGCAGCGGGCGCACGCGGCGGACCTCTTGAAGCCTCGCCAGGATCGCTTCCTGCTCGCCGATCCCGCTCGGCTGACCGTCCGCGACGAGCGTGATCACGTCGACGTTTTCCCAGCTGAGGGCGCGCTCGATTGCCGGGAGCATCGCAGAGCCCATTCCCAGCTGCTGCTTCCCTAGCCAGTCCATCAGCCGCGTCCGGTTCTCGTCCGTCGCGGCGAGCATCTCCGGCGAGGCCGTGTCTGCCCGTTCTTGACCAGGCATGCCGGAGAAGACGGCGACGTTGATCCATTGGCAGGGGATGTCGCGGATCAAGACACAGAGCTTCGCCCGCAAATCGTTGAACCCCGCTTGGCGCTCGGGGATTACTTCGAGCTTTCCATCCGGTCCGATGTCGCCGACCATCGAAGGGCTGTGATCAACCACTAACACGTTCCCGACACACTCCCGGCCGAGCTCCCACAGGTCTCCCTCGCGCGTGCCCCGTGGGGGCGGCGGCGGAGTGAACGTCTTGGGGGTCGTGCGCGTCGCCGTGACGGTGACCTGTTCGGCTACCGGTTCCGGCTTCGGCTCTTGCTCAGTCAAACGCGTCACCACCCGCATGCCGGGCTTGCGCTCCTTCTCATCGCGACGAACCTCAGAAAACGCGGCGACCGAGAAGTCTAGAGCGGAAGTGAGTTCCGGGGTGGCCCGCCGCAGCTCTGCGTTGTGGCCCCTCGCCCAGAGCGCCCAGAACCGCATCACGGCCCGCTCGTGGTCCGGCGAAACGCCGACCGTCTCGGGCAGCCAGAAATTAATCTCCGCGGGTTCGTTGAACGGATCGACGTTGAGCGGGAAGGCCTCGCTCGAATGGCACGCATCGTTCGCGATAACCCCTTTTCGAAAGGACCAGCCCGCTCCTGTGCCTGGCTCGTCATAGACCGGATCGCCCTTCGCAATCACAATGCGGTTGGGCAAAGCGCTAAGCTTCAAAGAATTGACCGTCGCAGGCAGACCTCCAAGCCCCAACTGTCCGGGGTCGCCAGTCCCCTCTGATCGCATCCACTGCACAAGTCGGCCGAACTCACGTTTGGCTTTGGGGTCTCGTAGCCGGGAGTTGCCCCGCGCCTTCTCCGGCACGATGATGGAGAACACGCAGCGATGACGCAGATCGTCCGAGACGACGACCTGGATTGGCTCGCCCGGCGCCGCCCGGTTGGCGTATTGGTCCTGAATCGCCCCAACGATGGCCGCCCGTTCTGCGAGGGCCATCTGGTCATCGACAACGTAGAATCGCTCGAACGCCGGCGGGAGGTGCTCGTGTTCGCACCCCGCCGCCATCGCCGCGAGGCAAAGCGGCGCGAGTAAGACTCTCATCGCAAACTCCATAGGTAAGAGAAGAAAGGGTCGCTCTGGTGAAGAGGCTCGCTCGTAGCGCGGGCCTCTCAATCCTCCAGCGCATCGCGGTACGCACGCTTGGCTTGATCAAGCCGGTCACGGGCTTCGGCCACTCGTTTGCGTTGAGCGCGGGCGTACTGTTTCTTGTCCGCCGCCACTCGGCCTTGTATGCGGCCACGGGCCTTATCCAGTCGGTTCTTGCGCTCGCCCGCGATGGTGGCGAAACGGCGATGGGATTTTCGGTACCTGAGCAGACGGTCGCTCGACTGCTGGATTTGACGGCAAACCAGCTGGTAGTCGGGGTTCTCCTTCTCGACGTAGCCGTAGGCCTTATAGAAGGCGGCGGCCCCACAGATCTTGGCGGCGAACAAGCCGAACGCCTGGAGCACCAGTGAAGCGAACATGAAGGCGACGTAGAGGGCGCCTCCGCCAGACGGATGGGCGCCCTCAGCACCGACCTTTGTGAAGTCGATCGCTTGGTGGGCGCTCGAGAAGCCGATCGCAAAAAGCAAGTACGCAACGATCACCGCGATCGTCCCGTACTGAAACACCTGCCGGGACAGCTTGTTCAGCTCGGCGAGAGACGAGTAGACGATCTTGAGCTGGGCGATCGCGATCGGCGCGGCGATGAGCGACACGCAGAAGGCGGCGCACACCAATTCGTTCTCGGCCATCGCCGAGCTGGAATTGCTGACGGCGCTGTATGCGGTGAACGCCTCTGCTGTTCCCAAGGCCCCCGCGCCGCCCACCCAAGCCGCGTGCGCTACCTTCGCCGCCGAACCGCCCCCGTCCTCGCCCGGGACCTTGCAGGTTCGCGGGGTCACTTTTCTGTCGTTACGCAGTCCGGCGAGCACTTGCTCCTCTTCTTGCGCCATGTCGGCCGCATGTTCCGACTTGGCGGCGTCCTCGCTCCAGTCGGCTGCCTCCCTGTCTGTGTAGGCTGCCGATTTGGCTTCCGCTTCGGTGGCGATCGCGAGCGGCTCTCCGTCCAGGTACTGAAGGTGCTCGTAGCGGTAGGCGGCTTCGCCGCTGTGGGGCTTTGCCGAACCGTTCATGCCAGCGTCAGCACGTGTTGTCCGACGATCTTGTTCGTAGTGCATCGCGGTCTCGTAGCCTCGTGGGTTCAGGGGCGATTCATGACTGACTAAGCGGTGTAGAGCAGCACGCCTACTTCGTTGATCTGGCTGCTCACAGCCTCCACGTAATGGAGCCATGGGCCGTCGGCCCACGGCCCGTCAGCGGAAGAGGCGGGAGCAGCTGTTCGAGCTCGCAGACAGTTGTTCAGGCATGCGCTGCGGTCGCCCGACGACTGGCGTTGCGGATTGCCACCCTTGGCTTCTTGTGAGGTCATTCGGTTGCGTGGTTGGGATTTGCACGCCGTGCCGCGGCACGCACGCCCAGCCTTCCCCTCTTGTTGAAGCAGGGAACCATCGCCGCAGGGATGCAGGCCATGTGCACCCCAGCGGCAAAAAAAGGCTTCGTTTGCTGGTGTGCATTGTAGATGCACACCGCAGAAGCGTCAAGAGGGATTATCGGAGAACCAACTGAATAGCTGGAATCCCTTGATACCGGCGCATACCGTTGCCTTCCTCGAAGACCACTCGGAATCGTCGCTTTCCGTGGCGATCGTGATCGCCTTGGAGAGAGACTACTAGCGGCGATTGATCGCCGGTATCGGAGGCAAGTACATAGCTTCCCCCCATCGCGTGCGCCAGCTCTCGCAAAGCCGTGATGATGTTGTCCTTTGTCTCAGCGCTTGCATCGCTGAAAGCTCCGCTCAGGGAATGCGAATGCAGCCATGCGTTTACTTTTTTGGCGGCCTCTTTCTTTGTGCACCCTGAAAGCTGCAGGCCCGGTAGCGATCTCTCGAAGCAACGGTAGGCGACTTCCAAACGAAGCACCTCTTCTTCCATCGCGATGCAATCGTCGCTTAGCGACGCCGCAGCCTTGATAAGATCCCGCTTCTTCGCCGACGCCAAAACCGCCGCTAAGACGTTTGCGTTAGGTGCTTCTACGGAGCCGGCGTCTCGAAACGCTTCCTTATTGTCATCACTGGGCAAGAGTCCACTTTCTGTTACAGCATTATCTTCGCATGTTGCTTCGGCAGATGTCAAATTCTCGTCGCTACTGGGCGCCGTGCCCTGCTGCGCTGGGACATCCTCAGCAATAGTATGGGCGCTGTACTGACTTGCTTCGACGATCGCACCTTCGCCGGCAACAAGAAAAAGCGCCGACTTAAGCACCGACTTAAGAACCGTCACCGCCAGACGCGGGGACACATTGAAAGACCGCACCGACGCTATGTGGGGGAACCTGTCAATGAAAGCCGCGTTGCAATTGGCGAAACAGTCCTGGACGTCATCGAGGAGGCCTACGCCCTCGTCGCGAAGCGTGCTGACGTCATTCGGGTCCCTGTCCTCGCTGGAGTCGACATCGGCATGGCGTAAAAACTCCTGGATCTCCGATACGAGTTCCGCCGTCAACTTGGCCTGAGCCAACTCTTCCTCTAGCTCCTTGTTCCAAAATCGGACCAACCTGCGCAACTCGTCAATCCCCTTCGAATCCGTCGGGGGATCGAATCGATCGAGCAGCGCTCGAAGCATCGTTCCTTCTTGCACTCCTAGCGTCTCGCCTAACATTTGGCCGAATACCGCGTCGTCTCTTTGATGCCGCCCCTAGCGGTCAACCACACCGCAGAATTACCTGCCGTTTGGCGGGGGCCTCTCAGCTCGTGATAGTAGTATCCCTGCAACCATACTGATCGCCAATGGCGGGTTCGCGGCGCCGGCGGCCGCTCCAGCTGGGCGCCAGGCGGCGAAGATGCAGCCGAACTGGATCGTCTGTACTGAATCGGAACCCCCGAACTCCGCGTGCAACCCATGGCCTCAGCCGGCTACGATGTGGACTGCCCAATACTTGGGCGACGCGAAAGGAGGGCCCCAGTCCGCGCGGCGACAAGCGGCGTTGATTAGCCGCTCGATACGACGTCGTACCTTCTCGTCCGGCTCGGCCTCGAGCAAGCCCCGGGAGTCGATGTAGGCTCGAAGGCTATCAGCAGACGCGAGTTCACCGACGCCGTCTCCCCGTAGCCACTGTTGGGCCTTTGCCAGCGAGTGGGACGGCGTACGGGATTCGGCGAGCAATTCGTAGAACTTCGTCATCAAGAGACACGATGACAGGTCATCCGCATTCCAGAGAGTGGCGATAACTGCCGATGCTCCGGCGTAGAGAAACGCGGAGGGGAATGAAACGAACTCGTCATG from Botrimarina mediterranea encodes:
- a CDS encoding type IV secretory system conjugative DNA transfer family protein, which produces MLIPKEPVARPGGHFKEGLFCGVTRRRDTGSPRAFVCRENHWNIFGRNGSAKFVSNGAFVSAFNRRGGGLFISPKSDEWTNFGVQRGADPRLWERSQSLGRSLGVNPVVTRDPPRVTASWFVPNGRCFIVAPENDSQFEGSCWNPLMDCGIAPEGAAIPEAWSRLIAVCGSPFPAADPGSNRDSFWWQSPTAALAAASAFILCTDPRPGHWNLAYALRWVLGYDENPGRFGYDEHGRLKVAVGSPLMQQVHFREMAMASELLDGQVAMAGNALLQMGEKTFGGVNAELQAKANFLVDPRYQRVMGRSDFSLEEIGADPEWPVSAYFSPVAGEGEEPLAFLRMAYRLGSQIFLKRDFKPEHPIVVVGDEIGSSWGRGLRHEVLNLHTYGRFRNVMCINYWQDLSQTYSALGREGAQTALANSAQMFFGGACREGREYLRERLGEKTIHIGGFGRQRERRQVELASSDAIDRDLNMGSSLAYVLPSSSRPVCVRRVAFKTIRTPEGAVYEGLPGVRGHYSEF
- a CDS encoding vWA domain-containing protein, translating into MRVLLAPLCLAAMAAGCEHEHLPPAFERFYVVDDQMALAERAAIVGAIQDQYANRAAPGEPIQVVVSDDLRHRCVFSIIVPEKARGNSRLRDPKAKREFGRLVQWMRSEGTGDPGQLGLGGLPATVNSLKLSALPNRIVIAKGDPVYDEPGTGAGWSFRKGVIANDACHSSEAFPLNVDPFNEPAEINFWLPETVGVSPDHERAVMRFWALWARGHNAELRRATPELTSALDFSVAAFSEVRRDEKERKPGMRVVTRLTEQEPKPEPVAEQVTVTATRTTPKTFTPPPPPRGTREGDLWELGRECVGNVLVVDHSPSMVGDIGPDGKLEVIPERQAGFNDLRAKLCVLIRDIPCQWINVAVFSGMPGQERADTASPEMLAATDENRTRLMDWLGKQQLGMGSAMLPAIERALSWENVDVITLVADGQPSGIGEQEAILARLQEVRRVRPLRVNVIAVGNLEKSRELRERLAFPGLEFLQRVADSTGGVLVRW
- a CDS encoding helix-turn-helix domain-containing protein, which translates into the protein MAPHGLTTTRSTNASAEGRAWWTVAELAKHYGLSERTVYAAIERGDLTEHRFGGKRRGIRVADADRLEWEGRSREAQSARTTATTSRGPKPRPLVAKHFPH